The following is a genomic window from Streptomyces sp. NBC_01381.
TCCATATAGGCCTCAAGTCCCGCCTCCTGCTCGGGGTCGAGGACGTCGCCGCCGCCGGTCAGGAAGGCGACCGCGTTGAACTTGCCGAGCTTGGCCTCGTCGGTGAAGACCGCCGGGTCGTCCGTCGCCTCGATCCTGAACCGCTGGGCGGCCGGGCCGGATTGGCCGATCTTCTCGATGGCTTGGATGCCGGCGTTGACGACGGGGGACTCGTCGCCGCCCGCCGCCGAACCATGGAAGACCAGCACGCGGACGTTCGCCCCGCCGGGCGGGGTCGGCAGGGACATCGTTGTCAACGGCGGTTCCGGATAGGGCCGCGCGGTCGCGGCCTGTGCGGAGAGTGCGCCGGTGACCAGCGCTCCGGAGAGCAGGGCGGCGGCCCAGGCCCGGTGCGACCGGCGTCTTCCCCGGTCTCTGTGGTCTCTTCGGTCTTTGCGGTCCCTGCGTCTGCTCAACCCTCGTACGCCCAAGGGCCTTTGATGCGGTGTGAGCCGCATGAGTACACCCACCCCTCGTCGGTCACAGCAACAGCGCCGATGAAGCTAGACCTCTTTTCGCCACTCGCCAATAGGTATGACTGCAACAGTGCCAACTTTGTCCTGAGTGTGGATAAACGAAGATCCCCCCAGTACCGTGTGGCCGTCCCGGGGGCAACCTCTGCCCCGTCAGTCTCCGTACCGCAGTGGGGAGTTCGGCATGGACAGACGGAGCTTCAACCGGCGGATGCTCGTGGGTGGCGTGGCCGCGACGGCCGGGGTGACATCGTTGTCGCTGGCCTCAGCCCCCGAGGCGAGCACGGCCGAAGAGCCGAAGACCGCGCCGGCCGGCGGCGAGGTGCGCCGCATCAAGATGTACGCCGAGAAGCTGCCGGACGGGCAGATGGGCTACGGCCTGGAGAAGGGCAAGGCGTCCATCCCCGGCCCGCTGATCGAGCTGAACGAGGGCGACACGCTGCACATCGAGTTCGAGAACCTGATGGACGTGAACGCCAGCCTGCACGTCCACGGCATGGACTACGAGATCTCCAGCGACGGCACCAAGCACACCAAGAGCGATGTCGAGCCGGGCGGAAAGCGCACCTACACCTGGCGCACGCACGCGCCGGGCCGCCGCAAGGACGGCACCTGGCGCCCCGGTACCGCGGGCTACTGGCACTACCACGACCATGTGGTCGGCACCGATCACGGCACCGGCGGCGTACGCAAGGGGCTCTACGGGCCGCTGATCGTACGGCGCAAGGGCGATCTGCTGCCGGACAAGACGTTCACCATCGTCTTCAACGACATGACGATCAACAACAAGGCCGGCCACGACAGCCCCAACTTCGAGGCCACGGTGGGTGATCGGGTCGAGTTCGTCTCGATCACGCACGGCGAGTACTACCACACCTTCCACGTCCACGGTCACCGCTGGGCGGACAACCGCACGGGCCTGCTGACCGGCCCCGAGGACCCCAGCCAGATCCTCGACGACAAGATCACCGGGCCTGGGGACTCGTTCGGCTTCCAGGTGATCGCGGGGGAGGGGGTCGGCGCGGGCGCGTGGATGTACCACTGCCATGTGCAGAGCCACTCGGACATGGGGATGGCGGGGTTGTTCCTGGTGAAGAAGGCGGACGGGACCATCCCGGATTACGAGCCGCATCATGCGGCGGCCGGGTCCGCGGAGAAGTCAGGCTCCGCGGAGAAGTCAGGCTCCACCGAGAAGTCCGACTCCGCCGGGGAGTCGGGGGCCGCGGAGAAGTCCGGGGCGTCCGGGCACGACCACGGCTAGAGCGTGTCGGATCGTCATCGGATGCGTCAGTCGCCGAATGCCAGTCTGATGCCGAAGATGCCGATGACGGTGCCGGTGATCCGGTCGAGCAGGCGGCGGGCCCGGGGCTTGCGGAGCCAGCCGTGCAGAACGCGGGCGAAGCCGATGAGAACGGCGGACCAGAGCAGACCGATGAGGATGTGCACGGTGGTCAGCAGGAGGCCCATGGCGAAGTGGCCTGTGCCCGGGGGGATGAACTGGGGCAGGACGGCGACGTAGAAGGCGCCCACCTTCGGGTTCAGGAGGTTGGTGAGCGTTCCTTGCCGCCAGCCGCCGCCGACCGAGTCCGTACCGGCGGTCAGGACGGCATCGTCCGTGTCCGACGTGGGCTGTCCCCGGAAGGTGTCCCGGAGCATCCGGGCCGCCATCCAGATGAGGTAGGCGGCGCCGACCCAGCGCAACGCGGTGTAGGCGAGGTGGGAGGCCGTGAGAAGTGCGGTCACTCCGAGGGAGGTGAGCGCACCCCACAGCAGGGTGCCGGTCTGGATTCCGAGGACGACGCCCCAGGCTCTCCTGCGCCGGCCGAGGGCCGACGTGCGCAGGATCAGCGCGGTGTCGAGTCCGGGAGTCAGAGTGAGAAGCCCTACGACGAGGGCGAAGGACCACAGAGCGGTGCTTATTTCCATGGAATGCCAGGCTACCGTGCGTCGGCGCGGAGGTCGCGCAAGATCTCGTCGAGCATCTCGGCCCGGTCCTCCGCATCGGGGTAGGCGTCCGGATCCTCACAGCGGTCGGCCCAGCCGGATGTCGCGAGGCGCTCCAGACGTTCTACGAAGGCGGGGCGGATGTCGGACGGGAGCAGGAAATCGTCGCCGAGCGAGGCGATCGTGTACGCCGAGATGAAGTGCCAGCTCACGTCGGGGTTCTCGAACTCGCGGAGCAGCCAGTCGTACGCATCCGGGGTGCCGCGCTGGATCGCGTCGCGGAGGCTCTGCGCCCGGATCTCCGCGACCGGCGAATCGGCGTGGCGTTCCAGGGCGTCCACGGCGGCCCAGGAGTTGCGTTCCTCGACCCACTTCATGCCGGCGAGGCTCTCGGCCGCCATCCGGCGGACGCCGTTCTCGGAGTCGTGGTCGAGGACCTCGATCAGGCCCGCGACCGCGCGGCCTTCCTCAGGGGTGCCGGGTGCCAGCGACTCCAGGCCGCTGGCGGCCTCGGTGCGGACGCGGTCGTCGGGATGGCTCAGGCCGTCGAAGAAGAGCTGGAAGGGCGGGTCCTGCAAGGGGACGCTCACGTGCACGTTGCCGTAGCAGTTCATGAGGTCGGTCAGCGTCAAGGGCTGTGGTTCCTCGCGGACGAGGCGGTCGAGGGTGGCGACGATCTGCTCGCTCCTGACCGTGTCACCGAACAGCAGCAGATCGGCAAGCAGCTCGACACCGAGCGTCACCCGGTCCGGCTCCGTGCTCGCGCACCAGGCGAGTGCCTCGTCGGTCCGAAGTCCGTGCCGGGCACGGTCCGACCACGATTCCTCGTCCGGCTGCACGGCCAACGGCACGGTGAGCTCCGAGCGTTCATCGCCGCCGGGCGGAAGCGGCAGGGCCCGCTCGAGCACGGCGCGTGTCTCGGCGCGGATCCGGTCCGCCTCGGTCGCGGTCAGTGGTTCGTTCCGGCGGATGACCGAGCAGACGATGATGACCGAGGCCCCGAACGCCACGTGGTAGGCGACGCTGTCCGGGTGTCGCCCGCCGCCGGACAGTCCTTCCTCCGTCCAGCCCTCGCCCCGTAGAACGTCCAGTCGGCCCGCCATGTCGTCCCGCAGGTCCGTGTCGACCATCCGTACAGCGGGACCCCCGCCCAGTTCGGCCATGAGCCCCGTCCACTCCCGCACGAAGCCATGGGGGTCGTCCAGATGGCCGGCGAAGATCCGCTCCGTCCGCTCGCGGAGCGTCGGGTGCCGGCGGAGGGTGTTGGCGAGACCGACCGCCAGCGTCAGGAACGGCTCTTGCGTCGACGGCTCGCGCTCCACGGCCAGCGCCAACTCCCGCAACGCCCACCCCAACTCGGCAGTCTCGGCCATGTCGCCCGCCGCCTTGCCCCGGACCTCCGGGTCCGCATCCCGCAGCGCGCCGGCCAGGTCCTCGTGCAGCTCTGCCTGCAGGCGCGCTTTCCGCTTCTTGAACATGAGGACACCGTATGCGGCGGCGCTCTCCGGCTACCGGCCCCGCAGCAGATCCAGCAGGTCGGAGAGCAGCTGCGCCCGCTCCGCACCCGTGAAGTCCGCGGTGATGTCCCGGTCGGCCCACCCTGAGTCGCGCAACGCCTCGACGCGCTGAATGATCGCCTTGCGCTGGGAGCGGGTAGGGAGGACGAAGCCGGATCCGCCGGGTACGTTCCCCGGGGCCAGGACCAACTGCCAGTGTGCGGACGGGGATTCGAGCCCAGCGAGCAGCCGGTCGTACGCGTCCGGGGCGCCGCGCCGCAGGGCGTCGGCGACGCTGTGCGCGCGGATCTCCGGTTCGTCCGAGTCCGCCTGGCGCTCCAACGCGTCGGAGGCGATGCGGGCGTGGTGTTCATCGTCGTACTTGAGCCATCGCAGTGCCAGGGCCGCGCGGCACCGCACACCCGTGTCCGGGTCGTTCTCCAGGAGGCCGACGAGGCCCTCCACGGCTTCAGCCTCCGCAGGGGAGCCGGTGGCCATCGGGTCGAGGCCCTCCGCGGCCGCGGCGCGGACTACGGGGTCGGGATGGCGCAGCGAGTCGAGCAGCAGCGGGAGGGGCGGGTCGTCCAGGGGCATCGGCATGTGCAGATGGCTGTAGCACTGCAGGATCCGGCTCAGGAGGAAGGGGTTCTCCCGGGCCTCGCGCGCCACAAGGCCGTCGAGGACCTCGCGCACCCGGCCGAGCCGGACCACTTCACCGAAGAGGAGCTTGGCCAGGAGCTCGGCGCCCAGCGTCACCAGGTCCTCCTCCCCGCTGGTGCACAGGTCAAGCGCCTCGTCGACGCGTACGCCCGCACGGGCCCGGTCGGTCCATGACTCGACCTCGGGGGACTTGGTCAACGGGGCGAGGGCGGCGGCCCGTTCGTCGCTGCCCGGCGCGTACGGCAGCGCGTTCCTCAGCACGGCGCGCGTCTCGGCACGGAGTTGCTCCGCCTCCTCGTCCGACACCGGCGCGTTCTGGTGCAGCACGACGCAGGCCAGCATGACGGCGATGTCGAACGCCAGGTCGTAGGCGAAGCCGCCCGGCTGTCCGCGGCCGGATATGCCCTCTGCCGTCCAGCCCTCGCGTCGCATGGCGATGAGGCGGCCCCGCATGTCGTCGCGCAGGTCGTCGTCGATGTCCCGCACGGCGGGGCCGCCGCCGAGCTCCGCCGTCAGCGAGGTCCAGGCCCGCACGAATCCTTCGGGGTCGTCCAGGTGCTGTGCGACGACCTGTTCCGTGCGTTCGCGGATCGGCCGTTCGCGGCGCAGCGCGGTCGCGAAGCCGCTCACCACGGTCCCGGAGAAGTCCTCCGCCCACGGTTCGCGCTCCACGGCCCGCACCAGTTCGCGCAGCGCCCATTCCTGGTCGTCGGTCTCGGCGGCCTCGGCCGCCGCCTTGCTCCGGACCTCCGGGTCCGTGTCCCGCAGCCTGGCGGCCAGCTCCTCATGCAGCTCCGCCTGCTTGCGCGCTCTCCGATTCGCGAACATCCGGACAGCGT
Proteins encoded in this region:
- a CDS encoding multicopper oxidase domain-containing protein produces the protein MDRRSFNRRMLVGGVAATAGVTSLSLASAPEASTAEEPKTAPAGGEVRRIKMYAEKLPDGQMGYGLEKGKASIPGPLIELNEGDTLHIEFENLMDVNASLHVHGMDYEISSDGTKHTKSDVEPGGKRTYTWRTHAPGRRKDGTWRPGTAGYWHYHDHVVGTDHGTGGVRKGLYGPLIVRRKGDLLPDKTFTIVFNDMTINNKAGHDSPNFEATVGDRVEFVSITHGEYYHTFHVHGHRWADNRTGLLTGPEDPSQILDDKITGPGDSFGFQVIAGEGVGAGAWMYHCHVQSHSDMGMAGLFLVKKADGTIPDYEPHHAAAGSAEKSGSAEKSGSTEKSDSAGESGAAEKSGASGHDHG
- a CDS encoding HEAT repeat domain-containing protein — protein: MFANRRARKQAELHEELAARLRDTDPEVRSKAAAEAAETDDQEWALRELVRAVEREPWAEDFSGTVVSGFATALRRERPIRERTEQVVAQHLDDPEGFVRAWTSLTAELGGGPAVRDIDDDLRDDMRGRLIAMRREGWTAEGISGRGQPGGFAYDLAFDIAVMLACVVLHQNAPVSDEEAEQLRAETRAVLRNALPYAPGSDERAAALAPLTKSPEVESWTDRARAGVRVDEALDLCTSGEEDLVTLGAELLAKLLFGEVVRLGRVREVLDGLVAREARENPFLLSRILQCYSHLHMPMPLDDPPLPLLLDSLRHPDPVVRAAAAEGLDPMATGSPAEAEAVEGLVGLLENDPDTGVRCRAALALRWLKYDDEHHARIASDALERQADSDEPEIRAHSVADALRRGAPDAYDRLLAGLESPSAHWQLVLAPGNVPGGSGFVLPTRSQRKAIIQRVEALRDSGWADRDITADFTGAERAQLLSDLLDLLRGR
- a CDS encoding LysE family translocator; this translates as MEISTALWSFALVVGLLTLTPGLDTALILRTSALGRRRRAWGVVLGIQTGTLLWGALTSLGVTALLTASHLAYTALRWVGAAYLIWMAARMLRDTFRGQPTSDTDDAVLTAGTDSVGGGWRQGTLTNLLNPKVGAFYVAVLPQFIPPGTGHFAMGLLLTTVHILIGLLWSAVLIGFARVLHGWLRKPRARRLLDRITGTVIGIFGIRLAFGD
- a CDS encoding HEAT repeat domain-containing protein; its protein translation is MFKKRKARLQAELHEDLAGALRDADPEVRGKAAGDMAETAELGWALRELALAVEREPSTQEPFLTLAVGLANTLRRHPTLRERTERIFAGHLDDPHGFVREWTGLMAELGGGPAVRMVDTDLRDDMAGRLDVLRGEGWTEEGLSGGGRHPDSVAYHVAFGASVIIVCSVIRRNEPLTATEADRIRAETRAVLERALPLPPGGDERSELTVPLAVQPDEESWSDRARHGLRTDEALAWCASTEPDRVTLGVELLADLLLFGDTVRSEQIVATLDRLVREEPQPLTLTDLMNCYGNVHVSVPLQDPPFQLFFDGLSHPDDRVRTEAASGLESLAPGTPEEGRAVAGLIEVLDHDSENGVRRMAAESLAGMKWVEERNSWAAVDALERHADSPVAEIRAQSLRDAIQRGTPDAYDWLLREFENPDVSWHFISAYTIASLGDDFLLPSDIRPAFVERLERLATSGWADRCEDPDAYPDAEDRAEMLDEILRDLRADAR